The genomic stretch CAGCACGTGCCAGCGCAGGCGCTGGCCGAAACCGGCGCCGGCGGCCTGCGCGGCGAGCACGAACGGCGCCTCGCGCAGGCGCGCGGCCTCGGCGCGCATCACCCGCGCCAGGTCGATCCACACATAGCCGCCGATGGCCGCCAGCAACAGCCCCAGCGAACGCTCGAACAGGGTCAGCAGCAGGATCACCACCAGCAGGAACGGCAGCGCCGAGAACACGTCCAGCACCCGCAGCAGCGCGCGCTCGACCCGGCCGCCGGCCAGCCCGGCCACCGCGCCATAGCCGAGCCCGATCGCCAGCGCGACCACGCTGGCGAGCAGGCCGATGCTCAGCGACAGCCGCCCGCCGGCCAGGGTGCGCGCGTACACGTCGCGGCCGATGGCGTCGGTGCCGAACCAGTGCCCGGCCTGCCCCGGCGCGGCCGACAGCGCCTGCCAGTCCGGGGTGTGCGGGTCGTAGGCGCTGAGCCCGGGGCCCAGCCAGCACAGCAGGGCCAGCCCCGCCAGCACCGTCAGGCAGGCGCGGGCCAGGGGCGGGAGGGTGCGCAGGGGCGGCATGCGGGCCATCGTACCGGCACATGCCGGCTCGGCATATGCAGATGACGCATCGCCTTTTCCGTCGCGGCGGCCTTTGCGGCCTTATTCCCTACATGGCGAATAGGAAATGCTGACGATGAAGGCCAAGTACGCACTGCGCGCGATGTGCGCGCTGGCGCGCGCCGACGACGGCCGGCTGCAAGCCCGCGCCATCGCCGAACACAGCCGCACGCCGGAAAAATTCCTGGAATCGATCCTGGTCGACCTGCGCGAGGCCGGCTTCATCCACAGCCGGCGCGGCCACAAGGGCGGCCACGCCCTGGCGCGGCCGGCCGAGCAGATCCGCGTGGGCGACCTGATCCGCGCCATCGACGGCCCGCTGGCGCCGGTGCGCTGCGCCAGCGTCAGCGCCTACCGCCCCTGCACCGACTGCCCCGATCCGGCGCAGTGCGAACTGCGTGGTCTCATGCGCTCGGCGCGCGACGCCCTGGCCCAGGTGCTGGACGGCTGCAGCCTGAGCGAGCTCGCGCGCGGCCACGGCGCGGCGCTGCTGGCGGAGCACGCGGCATGAACGCCGCGCGCCGCCGCCGCGGTCCCGCCCCCGCCGTGCCCGGCGACGAGGCCGAGCCGGCGGTGAACATCGTCAACCTCAGCGACAGCGAGTTCGCGGTGCTGACCGCATTGCGCGAAATCGGCTACGGCCAGGTCGAGGTGGTGGTGCACGCATCGCAGATCGTGCAGATCACGCGCAGCCAGCGCGTGCGCGTGGACGAAGGCCGGAGCCGGCCGCTGTGAAGGCGCGCCTGCGCCCGCACGGCTTAGGCTGTCGTCGCTGGCCACCGGCTTCGACGGACTGAGGCCCTCGCCCCGACGCGCGCGTTCCGCCGCGAACGCACCTCCCCCTTTCAGGATCACGCCATGCCCTACCGACATCGGCGCGCCACCGCGACCGCCGCACTCTCCACCACCGTGCTCCACCCCGTTCCCTGGCTGCTGGGCGCGCTGGGCTGCGCGCTCGCCCTGCCCGCGCAGGCGCAATCGCAAGTCAGCGTCGAAGAACTCGCGCGCCGGCTCGAAGCCATCGAACAACGCCTGGGCACCGCCAGCCCCGCGGCCGGCGACGGCACCGCCGCCGTCGACACCGCCGATCTGGACCAGCGCCTGCGCGTGATCGAGCGCAAGCTGGAGCTGCAGGCCGAAGCCGAGGCCGCGCGCGTGGCGTCCGCGCCCGTGGTCTCGCTCAGCGCAGCCAAGGGCCTGTCGATCAAGTCGGCACCGCCCGGCGACGTCGAAGTGAAGTTCCGCGGTCTGATCCAGGCCGACGGCCGCTTCTTCATCGGCGACGAGCGCGTTCCGCAGAACGACACCTTCCTGTTCCGCCGCGTCGAACCGACCATCGAGGGCACCTGGGGTTCGCTGTTCGCGTTCCGCCTGGGCGCGCAGCTGGCCGGCGACAGCGCCACCGTCAACGACGCTTACGTGGACCTGCGCTTCAGCCCGCGCGCGACCGTGCGCGTGGGCCGCTACAAGGTGCCGCTGGGCCTGGAGCGGCTGCAGTCCAGCAGCGCCGGGGCCATGGTCGAGGGCGGCTTCGCCAGCGAACTGGCGCCGGTGCGCGACCTGGGCGTGCAGCTGCAGGGCGAGTTCGCCGAAGGCGCGCTCAGCTACGCGATCGGCGCGTTCAACGGCGCGCCCGACGGCCGCGACGGCGCCACGACCAACCCCGACAACGAGTTCGAGCTGATCGGCCGCGTGTTCGTGGAGCCGTGGAAGAACAGCGGCGGCGCGCTGTCGGGCCTGGGTTTCGGCGTCGGCGCCAGCCAGGGCGACAAGCGCGGCAGCGGCAACAATTTCCTGCCGCGCTACCGCACGCCGGGGCAGGCGCAGTTCTTCAACTACCGCAGCACCGTGCTCGCCGACGGCCAGCACAGCCGCTGGTCGCCGCAGGCCTACTACTACCGCAACCGTTTGGGTCTGCTGGGCGAATACATCAGCGCCAGGCAGGAGGTGCTGCTGCCCACCGGCAACGCGCGCGCCGCGCTGGACCACCGCGCCTGGCAGCTCACCGCCGGCTGGGTGCTGACCGGCGAGGACGCCAGCTATCGCGGCGTGGTCCGGCCTAACCAGGCGTTTACTCCGGGCGGCGCAGGCTGGGGCGCGTTCGAACTGGTCGCGCGTTACGGCCGCCTGAGCATCGACGAGGACGCGTTCCCGCGCTTCGCCGATCCCAACGCGGTGGCCTCGCAGGCCGACAGCTGGGGCCTGGGCCTGAACTGGTACCTCACTTCCAACTTCAAGCTGGTCGCCAACTACACCCACACCGACTTCGAAGGCGGCGCGGCCGCAGCCGCCGATCGCGAAGACGAAAAGGCTTTCTTCACGCGCGCGCAACTGTCTTTTTGAGCCCATCGCCACGACCGCACGGGAACCTAACGATGAAGACCCTGCTTTCTAGCTTCGCCCTCGCGTTCGCCCTGGCCGCCGGCACCGCCTCGGCCAAGGACGTGGAACTGCTCAACGTCTCCTACGACCCCACGCGCGAGTTCTACGCCGAGGTCAACACCGCCTTCGCCGCGCAATGGAAGCAACAGACCGGCGAAACCCTGAAGATCCGCGCCTCGCACGGCGGCTCGGGCAAGCAGGCGCGCTCGGTGATCGACGGCCTGGAAGCCGATGTGGTCACCCTGGCGCTGGCCGCCGACATCGACGCCATCGCCAGCAACGGCAAGCTGCTGCCGGCGAACTGGCAGACGCGCCTGCCGCATCAGAGTTCGCCCTACACCTCGACCATCGTGTTCCTGGTGCGAAAGGGCAACCCCAAGGGCGTGCGCGACTGGGGCGACCTGGTCAAGCCGGGCGTGGCGGTGATCACGCCCAACCCCAAGACCTCCGGCGGCGCGCGCTGGAACTACCTGGCCGCCTGGGCCTGGGCCTCGCAGCAGTACCGCGACGGCGGCAAGGTGGTGGACTACCTGACCCGCTTGTTCAAGAACGTGCCGGTGCTGGACACCGGCGCGCGCGGATCCACCACCACCTTCGTCGAGCGCGGCATCGGCGACGTGCTGCTGGCCTGGGAGAACGAAGCCCTGCTCACCCTCAACGACCCGGCCACGCGCGGCAAGTTCGAGATCGTGGTGCCCAGCCTGAGCATCAAGGCCGAACCGCCGGTGGCCTGGGTCGACAAGAACGTGGCCAAGCACGGCACGCGCAAGCAGGCCGAGGCCTATCTGCGCTTCCTGTACACGCCCGAAGGCCAGCGCCTGGCGGCCAAGCACGGCTACCGCCCGGCCGAGCCGGACAAGGTGCCGGCGGCCGAGCTGGCGCGCTTCCCGCAGGTCAAGCAGGTGACCATCGACAACGCCTTCGGCGGCTGGAAGAAGACCCAGGCCGAGCACTTCGCCGATGGCGGGTTCTTCGATCGGATTTATCAGCCCAAGTGAGAGCCGATAACGCCACGCACTGCGTTTGCCGTCATTCCCGCGAAAGCGGGAATCCAGTGACTTCAGCGCGTGGTGTCAATTCTCGGAAGACATCTATACAACGCCGGCCCTCTGGATGTTCGGCTCACGCCGAAGTAAAGCGGAGCCCGCCTTCGCGGTAATGACGAACCAAAGCAAACCCATGTCATGAGCACTCTCGCCCTGCCCTCGCTCCCCGCCGCACGCGGCCGCCGCCCCTTGCCGGGCTTCGGCCTCAGCCTGGGCCTGGGCCTGGCATGGCTGAGCCTGGTGGTGCTGCTGCCGCTGGCGGCCTTGGCCGTGCGCGCCGCCGGCCTGGGCCTGGACGGTTGGCTGCGCGCGGTGCAGGACCCGCGCGTGCAGGCGTCGCTCAAGCTCAGCTTCGGCGCGGCCTTGCTCGCCGCCGCGCTGGCCTCGCTGGCCGGCGCGCTGGTGGCCTGGGTGCTGGTGCGTTACCGCTTCCCCGGCCGGCGCCTGCTCGACGCACTGGTCGATCTGCCCTTCGCGCTGCCCACCGCAGTGGCCGGCATCGCCCTGACCGCGATCTATTCGGCCAACGGCTGGATGGGGCGCTGGCTGGAACCGGCCGGGCTGAAGATCGCCTACGCGCCGGCCGGCATCGTGATCGCGCTGGTGTTCATCGGCCTGCCGTTCGCGGTGCGCACGGTGCAGCCGGTGCTGGAAGCGCTGGGCCGCGAACAGGAGGAGGCCGCGGCCTCGCTGGGCGCCTCGCGCCTGACCACGCTGCGCCGGGTGATCCTGCCGGAATTGCTGCCCGCGCTGCTGACCGGCTTCTCGCTGGCCTTCGCCCGCGGCCTGGGCGAATACGGCTCGGTGATCTTCATCGCCGGCAACCTGCCCTACAAGACCGAGATCGCGCCGCTGCTGATCACCATCCGCCTGGAGGAGTACGACTACAACGGCGCCATCGCCATCGCCGCGCTGCTGCTGGCGGCCTCGTTCCTGTGCCTGCTGGCGATCAACGCCATACCCTCGCTGTTCGCGCACGAACGCCGGGAGCAACGCCATGACGCGTGAACGCGACGACTTGCAGGAACCGGCCTGGCTGCGCTGGACGCTGATCGGCGCGGCGGTCCTGGTGATGGCGCTGCTGGTGGTGATGCCGCTGCTGATGGTGCTGGGCGCGGCTTTCGAGAAGGGCGTGGGCGTGTGGTTCGCCGCGCTCAAGGAGCCCGACGCGCTCGCCGCGCTGCAGCTGACCCTGTTCACCGCGGCCATCGTGATCCCGCTCAACGCGGTGTTCGGCGTGCTCACCGCCTGGGCGGTGACGCGCTTCGAATTCCGCGGCAAGCGCGTGCTGCTGGCGCTGATCGACCTACCCTTCGCGGTGTCGCCGGTGGTCGCCGGCCTGTGCCTGGTGCTGCTGTTCGGCTCGCACGGCTGGTTCGCCGATTGGCTGGCCGCGCACGAGATCAAGATCCTGTTCGCGCGCCCGGGCATTGTCCTGGCGACGCTGTTCATCACCTTCCCCTTCGTGGTGCGCGAGCTGATCCCGCTGATGCAGCAGCAGGGCGCCGACGAGGAACTGGCCGCGCGCTCGCTGGGCGCCGGCGCCTGGACCATGTTCCGCCGCGTGACCCTGCCCAACATCAAATGGGGCCTGCTCTACGGCGTGCTGCTGTGCGCGGCCCGGGCCATGGGCGAGTTCGGCGCGGTGTCGGTGGTGTCGGGCCATATCCGCGGACTCACCAACACCCTGCCGTTGCATATCGAGATCCTCTACAACGAATTCGACAGCACCGCGGCGTTCGCGGCCGCGTCGCTGCTGGCCGGCCTGGCGCTGATCACCCTGGTGATCAAGTTCTGGCTGGAAGCGCGGCACGGCGACGCCCTGGCGCAGTCCCATCACAGGCGGCACTGACATGAACCTGGCGAGAGCGAACGAAACCGCGCTGTGGCGCACCGACCTGGACGCGCTGGTGCCCTCGGCCGTCGCGGCATCGTCGCCGGCATTGGGCGATGATGGCACCGGCACCCCAGCGGGCAAGGGCATGGACCTGCACATCCAGGGCATAGGCAAACGCTACGCCAACGTCGCCGCGCTGGACGCGGTGGACCTGGACATCGCCTCGGGCGAGCTGGTCGCGCTGCTGGGTCCCTCGGGTTCGGGCAAGACCACCCTGCTGCGGGTGATCGCCGGCCTGCTGCACCCCGACCGCGGCCGCTTGCTGTTCGGCAGCCAGGACGCCACGCGCCTGAGCCTGCGCGAGCGCAACGTCGGCTTCGTGTTCCAGCATTACGCCTTGTTCAAGCACATGACCGTAGCCGAGAACATCGCCTTCGGCCTGCGCAGCCGGCCGCGTTCGCGCCGCCCCGACAAGGCCAGCATCGCCCGCCGCGTGCAGGAACTGCTGGGCCTGATCCAGCTGCCCGATCTGGGCGGCCGCTACCCCGAACAGCTGTCCGGCGGGCAGAAGCAGCGCGTGGCGCTGGCACGCGCGCTGGCCATCGACCCCACCGTGCTGCTGTTGGACGAACCTTTCGGCGCGCTCGACGCCAAAGTCCGCGTGGAACTGCGGCGCTGGCTGCGGCGCCTGCACGAGCAGACCGGGCAGACCACGCTGTTCGTCACCCACGACCAGGAAGAGGCGCTGGAACTGGCCGACCGCGTGGTGGTGCTCAAGGACGGCCGCATCGAACAGGTCGGCACGCCCGAACAGATCTATCGCGAACCGGCGTCGGCCTACGTGTTCGATTTCATCGGCCGCGCCAACGCGCTGGACGGGCGTGTGGATGCGGGGCGTTTCGTCGCCGAGGGCCAGGCGCTGGCGTTGCCCGCCGAAGGCCTGGCCGACGGCGCCGCACGCCTGTACGTACGCCCGCACGACCTGACCCTGGCCGCTCCCGGCGAGGGCCTGCCCGCGCGCGTGCTCAGCGCGCATCGTTTGGCCGACCGTATCACCGTGGAACTGCAGGTCGCGGGCCAGGCCAAGCCGCTGGAGTTGGACTTGGTGGCAACGCCGGAAGCGGCGACGCCGGAAGCGGGCAGCACGGTGGGGCTGCGGCCGTTGCGGTATCGGGTGTATCCGGCTTAGTGAAAAGCTGCCCTCACCCCAACCCCTCTCCCGTGAACGGGAGAGGGGCTAAAAGCAGAAGCGTCGGATCTGTCCCCTCTCCCGCTTGCGGGAGAGGGCTAGGGTGAGGGGATGAGCGCGCAGCGCGAATGCTCTTGATCCCCGCTCGGGCATCGAACTCGCTGTCCCAATAGAAGACCCGAAGGGCGGCGCACAGGATGTGCGCCGTTTTCCGCTAGGCCAGGGATGGCCTATCGAAAAATCCCCGCGCCCACTCCGCTCTCGCACGGGAGCTCTGGCGAAGCGTTTTTCTTTGGTTACTTTCTTTTGACGCTTATCAAAAGAAAGTAACCCGGCCGCTTGCGGACGGAAGCTGTTGCTGTTGCTCCTAAAAAAGCACACCCACACACCTTCGCGCGTTCGGAGCTGGTCGCGGCTCACGCCGCTCCTACAGAAAGCAGATCACACGCAGACCGAGGCCGTCGCAGTAGTTGCGGATTCGCGGTCGCAGCTTGCGCAGCTCCTACAGAGGATCTGCGTAGCTCTCGTCGTAGGTGAGGATTCGCGGTCGCGGCTCACGCCGCTCCTACCCCAAGGCGCCACTCCACCTGGGCGCTTTGCTCCACCTGGCGAAACGCTGCATCCGCCCCCGGCGCCCCGGTCCTGGCGCCCCCAGGAGTACACTAGCGCGCCATGAGCTACCCCTACGCCCGCCCGCGGCGCATGCGCCGCGACGAATTCTCGCGCCGGCTGATGCGCGAGACCGTCCTCACCGCGAACGACCTGATCTACCCGGTGTTCGTGCACGAACTCGACGGCCGCGCCGCCGTGCCGTCCATGCCCGGCATCGAGCGCCTGTCGATCGACGAACTGCTGCGCGTGGCCGAACAGGCCAGCGAACTGCGGGTGCCGGCGCTGGCGCTGTTCCCGGTGACCGCGCCGGAAGCCAAGTCGCTGACCGCCGAGGCCGCTTGGCGCGAAGACGGCCTGTGCCAGCGCGCGGTGCGCGCGCTCAAGCAGCGCTTCCCCGAACTGGGCGTGATCACCGACGTGGCCCTGGACCCGTACACCAGCCATGGCCAGGACGGGCTGATCGACGATAGCGGTTACGTGGTCAACGACGAGACCGTCGAAGCCCTGGTCAAGCAGGCGCTGTCGCACGCCGCCGCCGGCGCCGACGTGGTCGCGCCCAGCGACATGATGGACGGCCGCATCGGCCGTATCCGCGAGGCACTGGAGCAGCAGGGCCACATCCACACCCGCATCCTGGCTTACAGCGCCAAGTACGCGTCCAGCTTCTACGGCCCCTTCCGCGACGCGGTCGGCAGCGCCGGCGCGCTGGGCAAGGGCAACAAGTACACCTACCAGATGGACCCGGCCAACGCCGACGAGGCCCTGCGCGAAGTGGCGCTGGACCTGGACGAGGGCGCCGACATGATCATGGTCAAACCGGGCATGCCGTACCTGGACATCGTGCGCCGGGTGAAGGACGAGTTCGGCGCGCCGACCTTCGTCTACCAGGTCAGCGGCGAGTACGCGATGCTGCGCGCGGCGATCCAGAACGGCTGGCTGGACGAACGCGGCTGCGTGCTCGAGGCGCTGACCTCGATCAAGCGCGCCGGCGCCGACGGCGTGCTGACCTACTTCGCGCTGGATGCGGCGCGCTGGCTGCGCGAATCAGCGTAAGCGCTATGCCGACGGACGATGCGGTTCGCTTGCGGACCGCACCGTCGCGCACCGATCCGACTCAGTTCGCCGCCACACAACCGCCCTGCCCCGTCGCCGCCGGCGCCTTCATCCGATAGATGTCGAGCTTGCCCGCTTTCGGCGCCTTTGCCCGCCCGGTCACCAGCAGTTCCGCCGGCTTGTTCCAATCCAGCGCCGGGCCCAGGGTCGCACCGTCCTCGCTGTTGAACGACAGCGCCAGCGGCACGGCGGCGCCGTAGGCTTTGCCCTCGCACTGCGCCAGCCACAGGCGGATCGGTTCCTTCTCGACGTTGCGCGAACGCGCGAACACCAGCGCGCGGCCGTCGCCCAGCCAGGCCGCGTCGAACTCGTCGTCGCCGGTGTTCACGCCCGGCACCGGTTGGGGATCGGCGAAGGCCTGGCCGTTCCATTGCGCCACGAACAGATCGTGGCGCCCCGCGCCGCCGTGGCCGTCGCTGGCGAACAGCAGGCGCCGGCCGTCGGTGCTGGGCGTGGGCGCCCACTCGTCGCCGCGTGTGTTCACGCCCGCGCCCAGGTTCTCGGCCGCGCCGACGCTGCCGTCGGCGCGCACCGGCGCGCGGTAGAGATCGTCGCCGCCGCGGCCGCCGGGGCGGTTGGAGAAGAAGTACAGCCAGCGGCCGTCGGCGCTGTAGGCCGGGTCGAAATCGTTGGCCGCGGAGTTCAGCGCCAATGGCGTGGCGTCCTGCCAGCGCCCGTCCTTGAGCTGCGCCTGCCACAGGTCCCAGCCGCCGGCGCCGCCCGGGCGGTCGGTGCTGCCCCAGACGATGCGCCGCCCGTCGGGACTCACGCTGGCGCGCACTTCGTTGCCGGGCGTGGACACCACGCCCATGCCCTCGATGCCGAATTCGGACAAGTAGCCCGCCGCCGGCATGGCCAACAGCAGCGCGGAGAGTAGACTGAGGCCAGCCAAGGCCGCGGCGCGTCGCATAGTGCGTCTCCCTTGATTACCCCCTCAGCATCGGGAACGAGGCGCCTCATGTCCATTCCACGCTTTGCGGTGATCGGCCACCCGGTGGCGCATTCGCTGTCGCCGCGGATCCACGCCGCGTTCGGACGCCAGCTCGGCATCGCCCTGGAGTACCACGCCATCGACGCGGCGCCCGAGCAGTTCGACGCGCTGCTGGCCGAATTCGCCGCCGAGGGCGGAGTGGGCGCCAACATCACCCTGCCGCACAAGGCGCGCGCGGCGGCGATCTGCACCCACCTGAGCGAGCGAGCGCAACGCGCGGGCGCGGCCAACACCCTGATCCGCAGCGCCACCGGCTGGGAAGGCGACAACACCGACGGCGTGGGCCTGGTGCGCGACCTCACCGACCGCCACGGCCTGGACCTGCGCGAACGCCGCACCCTGCTGATCGGTGCCGGCGGCGCCGCGCGCGGCGTGGCGCCGGCGCTGCTGGATGCCGGCATCGGCGAGCTCTACATCGTCAACCGCACGCCCGAGCGCGCCGACGCGCTGGCCGATGCGCTGGGCCAGCCCGGCCGCGTGCATCCGCGTTATCTGAAAGACCTGGTCGCACTGGGCACCTTCGACCTGATTGTCAACGCCACCTCGGCCGCGCGCGAATCGGCGCTGCCCTCGCTGCCGATGTCGCTGGCCAATCCGCGCTGCGCCGCGGTCGACCTAAGCTACGGCGAGGCCTCGATCGCGTTCCTGGCCTGGGCGCGCGCGGCCGGCGCGCACGACCGCATCGACGGCCTGGGCATGCTGGTCGAACAGGCCGCCGAGAGCTTCCAGCGCTGGCACCGCGTGCGGCCGGAGACCGACCCGGTCTATGCCGCGCTGCGCGAGCGCGACGACGCCCTGGTCACCGCCGACTGAGGCGATGACCGCCGACGCGGCGGCCGACGCCGTCTACCACTTTGCCGCACCCGAGGACTGGGCGCAGGCACAGCGCGAGGGCGCTTATGCCCCCGACGCGCTGCAGCGCGACGGCTTCCTGCATTGCGCCACCGCCGCGCAGTTGCCCGGCGTGATCGAACGTCATCAACGCGGCCGCGGGCCGCTGGTGCTGCTGCAACTGGACGCGGCGGCGCTGGGCGCGGCGCTGCGCTACGACCTCAGCCCGCGCAGCGGCGAGGCCTATCCGCACGTTTACGGCCCCATCGCCCTGAGCGCGGTGCGCAGCGCCGAGCCCTTCCAAGCGCCGGCGTGAACGCGGTGCCCGCGCCGATGCGGGACAATGCCGGCCACACCCACCCCAGGAGCCGCTAGCCCATGGAATCGAGCGAGTTTTTGCTGTCCCTGCTGGGCCCGGCGGCCTATGCCGTGCCCTACCTGCTGGTCTGCGGCATCGGCCTGACGCTGTGCCTGATGCGCCGCCAGCGCTTGGGCGCGGCCGCCACCTACGGCGCCGCCGGTTTCGGCCTGCTGATGCTGGAGTCGCTGCTGGGCCTGACCAACCACGCCTGGATGATCTGGTCGCTGCACGCCGGCGGCGACTCGTCCGGCATCTCCCTGCGCTCCAGCATTTTCGGCGGCGTGAACATGCTGGTGACCCTGACCGGCCTGTCGCTGCTGATGACCGCCGTGCTGATGCGCCGCCCCGGCCAGACCGCCTGAGCCACGCCATGCACTGCCGCGACCGCTGCGGCGCCTGCTGCATCGCGCCCTCGATCTCCAGCCCGATCCCGGGCATGCCCGCCGGCAAACCCGCCGGCGTGCCTTGCGTGCAGTTGGACGAGGAGTTGCGCTGCCGCTTGTTCGGTAAACCGGAGCGGCCGGCGGTGTGCGCCTCGCTGCGGCCTAGCGCGGGAATGTGCGGCGACAGCCGCGAGCAGGCGATGGCGACGCTGAGCTGGCTGGAGCAGCAGACCCAGCCCCACTAGGCGACGCGCTCAGAGCAAGCCGTCGCGCTTCACCGCCAGATACTTCTCCACCAGCGACGCGGCCAGCTGGTCGCAAGATACGTCCAGCACCATCACGCCGTGGTTGCGCAGGGCGTCGTGGGCGGCGCTGCGCTGTTCCAGGTATTGCGCGGTGGCGCCGGCGCGGACGGCGCCGCGCAGGTCGTGGACTTCGGCCGAGAGCGCGGCGTCCAGCGAGTCCTCGCGCAGCGAGGCCACGCAAACCAGATGGCGCTTGCGCAGCATCTGCACCGCGGCCAGCAGGTCGTCCATGTCCTCGTCGCGCAGGTTGGTCACCAGCATCACCAGCGAGCGGCGGCGCTGCCGCAGGCTTAGTTCGGTGGCGGCGGCGACGAAGTCGGTGGCCACCGGCTGCGGCTGCAGCGCGTAGCTGGCGCGCAACAAGCTGTCGATGGCGCCGACGCCGCGGCGCGGCGGCACCCAGGCGCTGGCGCCGCCGCTGGCGAGCAGGCCGACGGCGTCGCCCTGGCGCAGCGCCAGGTAGGCCACCACCAGCGCCGCGTCGAGCACGCGGTCGAAGTGCGAGAGATCGCCGTCGCGCGCGAGCAGGCGGCGGCCGGTGTCGAGCATCATCACCAGTTGCTGGTTGCGCTCGTCCTGGTACTCACGCGAGATCAGGCGGCGCGCGCGCGCGGTGGCCTTCCAGTCGATCTGGCGCAGGCTGTCGCCGACACGGTACTCGCGCATCTGGTGGAAGTCGGTGCCTTCGCCGCGGCGGCGCTTGAGGTGCGCGCCAACCAGGCGCGAGGCCTGTTCGGCGCTGAACATCGCGAACTTGGCCAGCGGCGCGAAGTTGGGAAACACGCGCACCGGCTGCGCCGCGCCGGCCACGCGCGAATGCCACCACAGCCGCCAGGGCGAATGCAGGCGCAGCTGCACGCCTTCGAAGCTGAAATCGCCGCGCTCGGTCGCGCGCAGGCGGTAATCGATGCGGCCGCTTTCGCCGCGGCGCAGGGTCAAGCGGCGCGGCAGACCGTGCATGGCCCAGTTACCCGGATGCAGGTCGAACACGTCCAGGGCCTGGCTGCGCGCGTCGGACTCCAGGGTCAGCGACACCTCGCGCTCCAGGCCGATCGGCCAGGTCTCGGCCATGCGCCGCTGCACCGACGGCGTGGTGCGCAGGGTCACCCGCCAGGCATCGAGCAGGGCCAGCGCGAACAACGCGGCGCCGGCGATCCACCATTGCTGCGGCGTGGCCCAGCCCAGGCTGGCGACCAGCCCGAACAGGCCCCACAGCACCAGCACCGCGAGCAGCGCCGGCGACGGGCGCGGCAGGCTGCGCGCGGGCTGGGCCGGCGCGGCGGGAGCCGTTGGCGCGAC from Lysobacter silvisoli encodes the following:
- a CDS encoding DUF952 domain-containing protein, which produces MTADAAADAVYHFAAPEDWAQAQREGAYAPDALQRDGFLHCATAAQLPGVIERHQRGRGPLVLLQLDAAALGAALRYDLSPRSGEAYPHVYGPIALSAVRSAEPFQAPA
- a CDS encoding YkgJ family cysteine cluster protein, which encodes MHCRDRCGACCIAPSISSPIPGMPAGKPAGVPCVQLDEELRCRLFGKPERPAVCASLRPSAGMCGDSREQAMATLSWLEQQTQPH
- a CDS encoding PD40 domain-containing protein, which gives rise to MRRAAALAGLSLLSALLLAMPAAGYLSEFGIEGMGVVSTPGNEVRASVSPDGRRIVWGSTDRPGGAGGWDLWQAQLKDGRWQDATPLALNSAANDFDPAYSADGRWLYFFSNRPGGRGGDDLYRAPVRADGSVGAAENLGAGVNTRGDEWAPTPSTDGRRLLFASDGHGGAGRHDLFVAQWNGQAFADPQPVPGVNTGDDEFDAAWLGDGRALVFARSRNVEKEPIRLWLAQCEGKAYGAAVPLALSFNSEDGATLGPALDWNKPAELLVTGRAKAPKAGKLDIYRMKAPAATGQGGCVAAN
- a CDS encoding DUF58 domain-containing protein, yielding MSAVAPTAPAAPAQPARSLPRPSPALLAVLVLWGLFGLVASLGWATPQQWWIAGAALFALALLDAWRVTLRTTPSVQRRMAETWPIGLEREVSLTLESDARSQALDVFDLHPGNWAMHGLPRRLTLRRGESGRIDYRLRATERGDFSFEGVQLRLHSPWRLWWHSRVAGAAQPVRVFPNFAPLAKFAMFSAEQASRLVGAHLKRRRGEGTDFHQMREYRVGDSLRQIDWKATARARRLISREYQDERNQQLVMMLDTGRRLLARDGDLSHFDRVLDAALVVAYLALRQGDAVGLLASGGASAWVPPRRGVGAIDSLLRASYALQPQPVATDFVAAATELSLRQRRRSLVMLVTNLRDEDMDDLLAAVQMLRKRHLVCVASLREDSLDAALSAEVHDLRGAVRAGATAQYLEQRSAAHDALRNHGVMVLDVSCDQLAASLVEKYLAVKRDGLL
- the aroE gene encoding shikimate dehydrogenase, translated to MSIPRFAVIGHPVAHSLSPRIHAAFGRQLGIALEYHAIDAAPEQFDALLAEFAAEGGVGANITLPHKARAAAICTHLSERAQRAGAANTLIRSATGWEGDNTDGVGLVRDLTDRHGLDLRERRTLLIGAGGAARGVAPALLDAGIGELYIVNRTPERADALADALGQPGRVHPRYLKDLVALGTFDLIVNATSAARESALPSLPMSLANPRCAAVDLSYGEASIAFLAWARAAGAHDRIDGLGMLVEQAAESFQRWHRVRPETDPVYAALRERDDALVTAD